A stretch of the Planctomycetota bacterium genome encodes the following:
- a CDS encoding glycosyltransferase has product MARVSFVVPAYNEELLLPRTLAALRDASAVLGGAGHDAEIIVADDASEDRTAEIAEASGATVVRVRNRQIAATRNAGAARATGDILVFVDADSIVPPDAAVAAVGALEAGYAYGACPIRFDGRVSRTVRVLLWLMMLGYRVLGLSSGAFLFCTREAFDAAGGFDERYYAAEETILARRLRRIGRYAWIRHPVTTSARKIRTYTLLELFGELARLCVRGPGHVRKRGGLDLWYGPRRTDPDPLGDACGSARGRAKAAEAEAR; this is encoded by the coding sequence GTGGCCCGGGTCTCCTTCGTCGTGCCGGCGTACAACGAGGAGCTGCTGCTCCCCCGCACGCTCGCAGCGCTTCGCGATGCGTCGGCGGTGCTCGGTGGCGCGGGCCACGACGCGGAGATCATCGTCGCCGACGATGCCTCCGAGGATCGCACGGCCGAGATCGCCGAAGCCTCCGGCGCCACCGTCGTGCGGGTGCGCAATCGCCAGATCGCCGCAACCCGCAACGCCGGCGCGGCGCGCGCCACGGGAGACATCTTGGTCTTCGTCGATGCGGACAGCATCGTGCCGCCGGACGCCGCCGTCGCCGCGGTTGGAGCGCTCGAGGCCGGCTACGCCTACGGCGCGTGCCCGATCCGATTCGACGGCCGGGTCTCGCGCACCGTGCGGGTGCTGCTCTGGCTGATGATGCTCGGCTACCGCGTGCTGGGCCTCTCCTCGGGCGCGTTCTTATTCTGCACGCGGGAGGCCTTCGACGCCGCGGGTGGCTTCGACGAACGCTACTACGCCGCCGAGGAGACCATCCTCGCCCGACGCCTCCGCCGGATTGGGCGCTACGCCTGGATCCGCCATCCGGTCACTACGTCGGCCCGCAAGATCCGGACCTACACGCTGCTGGAGCTCTTCGGCGAGCTGGCCCGCCTGTGCGTCCGGGGGCCCGGGCACGTCCGGAAGCGCGGCGGGCTCGACCTGTGGTACGGCCCGCGTCGCACCGACCCCGATCCGCTCGGCGACGCATGTGGATCGGCCCGCGGCAGGGCCAAAGCCGCCGAGGCCGAGGCTCGCTAG
- a CDS encoding TlpA disulfide reductase family protein produces the protein MRCICRSSSIAASVAVAVLASGVALSVGMGTSPASGAQQDGQAKFDGVFSRDMTYVGNDERGDAQWKKIQEQVGKAAPDFAVGPWQSHNSAMQGGTIKSMRGEIVVVDFWGTWCPPCRKAMPKTTAMAKKYQSKGVRVVGVCNTRGSDTMMETAEAHDGQFAMAADLEDKTKKAYGVQWWPYYVVVDRDGIVRAAGLKSDKVETVVQRLLEIQPPREG, from the coding sequence ATGAGGTGCATCTGCAGGTCGAGTTCGATCGCCGCGTCGGTCGCCGTCGCCGTGCTCGCGTCCGGGGTGGCGCTGTCCGTGGGCATGGGCACCAGCCCGGCGAGCGGGGCGCAGCAGGACGGGCAGGCGAAGTTCGACGGGGTCTTCTCGCGGGACATGACCTACGTGGGCAATGACGAGCGCGGCGACGCGCAGTGGAAGAAGATCCAGGAGCAGGTCGGCAAGGCGGCGCCCGATTTCGCCGTTGGCCCCTGGCAGAGCCACAACAGCGCCATGCAGGGTGGCACGATCAAGTCCATGCGGGGCGAGATCGTCGTCGTCGATTTCTGGGGCACCTGGTGCCCGCCGTGCCGCAAGGCGATGCCCAAGACCACCGCCATGGCCAAGAAGTACCAGAGCAAGGGCGTCCGCGTTGTCGGCGTCTGCAACACCCGCGGCAGCGACACGATGATGGAGACCGCGGAGGCGCACGACGGCCAGTTCGCGATGGCCGCAGACCTTGAGGACAAGACCAAGAAGGCCTACGGCGTGCAGTGGTGGCCGTACTACGTGGTCGTGGATCGCGACGGCATCGTGCGGGCCGCCGGCCTGAAGTCCGACAAGGTCGAAACGGTGGTCCAGCGGCTGCTCGAGATCCAGCCCCCCCGCGAGGGCTGA
- a CDS encoding VOC family protein: MGDFNSEHNRAVWFDIPVADLDRAIVFYGDVLAIGVHRESFEGFEFAVLDHDQGNGGCLVPNTGEVADTGVLIYLNVDGRIRDAVEKVRAGGGAVKQDIHQIGPHGYRAIISDCEGNCVALHSRSDA; the protein is encoded by the coding sequence ATGGGCGACTTCAACTCCGAGCACAACCGAGCCGTCTGGTTCGACATTCCCGTCGCCGACCTCGATCGTGCGATCGTGTTCTACGGCGACGTGCTGGCGATCGGCGTGCATCGCGAGAGCTTCGAAGGCTTCGAGTTCGCCGTGCTCGACCACGACCAGGGCAACGGCGGCTGCCTCGTGCCGAACACGGGCGAGGTGGCCGACACGGGCGTGCTGATCTACCTCAATGTCGACGGACGGATCCGAGATGCGGTCGAGAAAGTCCGGGCTGGCGGAGGCGCGGTGAAGCAGGACATTCACCAGATCGGGCCGCACGGGTACCGGGCAATCATCAGCGATTGCGAGGGCAACTGCGTAGCGCTGCATTCACGCAGCGACGCGTAG
- a CDS encoding ATP-binding protein, whose amino-acid sequence MHWADGGQATMGERLIPVDATCAAPRPEMGELAAASAATPWDFFTNFGRYMPRTHCLVNQAGEPDWPWIIALIALTLGVVAAYARIYVFWLRTHRKQAPQDRNQKMFQLAHIFFWCAACGYAFSIVAFAWPAYRLLAAALLLLNLWSWRFVLTDLGDFERSLCAEATERKLSDELEQRNRTLSEEVRRRTLQLDEARLRAEAASDAKGRFLATMSHEIRTPMSAILGYADLLRDGDDPRMVREAGDAIGRSASRLLHLLDDVLDVSKIDRGDLIVERREVRALPVLGAVLARHARHAHEKGLTLSAEVRGSLPKRITTDPERLAQLVGNLLDNAVKFTDHGGVTIRVLAEPDQRRLRITVVDTGIGMDPEQRDRVLRFDAFHQEDSSATRRFGGSGLGLRISAALARMLGGELIVESEAGVGSTFACTIDIGDSAGDATPAEEATRALNEACLQIHPKPASVAAMDAPPPQPEIPPLETEDHTNAPLRGMRVLVAEDGRDNQRLVAHFLTLCGAEHRIVDDGRQAVDAACDDAEAFDLILMDLQMPVLDGYEATRAIRARGVATPILAASACVMPEEEQRCREAGFDGFLPKPFSRDGLVDACIKHAHAAER is encoded by the coding sequence ATGCACTGGGCCGACGGCGGGCAGGCCACGATGGGCGAGCGGCTAATCCCCGTCGATGCCACGTGCGCCGCACCGCGGCCCGAAATGGGCGAACTCGCCGCCGCGTCGGCCGCCACGCCGTGGGACTTCTTCACCAATTTCGGCCGCTACATGCCGCGGACGCACTGCCTGGTGAACCAGGCGGGCGAGCCCGATTGGCCGTGGATCATCGCGCTCATTGCGCTGACGCTGGGCGTGGTCGCCGCCTACGCGCGGATCTACGTCTTCTGGCTGCGGACGCACCGCAAGCAGGCTCCGCAGGATCGCAACCAGAAGATGTTCCAGCTCGCGCACATCTTCTTCTGGTGCGCCGCCTGCGGCTACGCCTTCAGCATCGTGGCGTTCGCCTGGCCGGCGTACCGGCTCCTCGCCGCCGCGCTGCTGTTGCTGAATCTGTGGTCCTGGCGCTTCGTGCTGACCGACCTGGGCGATTTCGAGCGTTCGCTATGCGCCGAGGCGACCGAGCGGAAGCTGAGCGACGAGCTCGAGCAGCGCAACCGCACGCTCTCGGAGGAAGTCCGCCGCCGCACACTCCAGCTCGACGAGGCGCGGCTGCGGGCCGAGGCCGCCAGCGACGCCAAGGGCCGCTTCCTGGCCACCATGAGCCACGAGATCCGCACGCCCATGTCGGCCATCCTGGGATACGCGGACCTGCTCCGCGACGGCGATGATCCGCGGATGGTCCGCGAGGCGGGCGACGCCATCGGCCGCAGCGCCTCGCGGCTGCTCCACCTCCTCGACGACGTACTCGACGTCTCCAAGATCGATCGGGGCGACCTGATCGTCGAGCGACGGGAGGTGCGGGCACTCCCGGTGCTCGGCGCGGTGCTCGCGCGTCACGCCCGCCACGCCCACGAGAAGGGCCTCACGCTCTCGGCCGAGGTTCGAGGCTCGCTCCCCAAGCGGATCACGACGGACCCCGAGCGGCTCGCACAGCTCGTCGGCAACCTCCTGGACAACGCGGTCAAGTTCACCGACCACGGTGGCGTCACCATCCGCGTGCTAGCCGAGCCCGACCAGCGGCGGCTCCGCATCACCGTCGTCGATACCGGCATCGGCATGGACCCCGAGCAGCGCGACCGCGTGCTCCGATTCGATGCCTTCCACCAGGAGGACTCGTCCGCGACGCGTCGCTTCGGTGGCAGCGGGCTCGGGCTCAGGATCTCCGCGGCGCTGGCCCGCATGCTGGGCGGCGAGCTCATCGTCGAATCCGAGGCCGGCGTCGGCAGCACCTTCGCCTGCACCATCGACATCGGGGACTCTGCTGGCGATGCAACGCCCGCCGAGGAGGCCACTCGCGCACTCAACGAGGCCTGCCTGCAGATCCACCCAAAGCCGGCTAGCGTGGCCGCGATGGACGCACCGCCACCCCAGCCAGAGATTCCGCCCCTCGAGACCGAAGACCACACCAACGCACCGCTGCGGGGCATGCGGGTGCTCGTCGCCGAGGACGGCCGGGACAACCAGCGGCTCGTCGCCCACTTCCTCACGCTGTGCGGAGCCGAGCATCGCATCGTCGACGACGGACGGCAGGCCGTCGACGCCGCGTGCGACGACGCCGAGGCCTTCGATCTCATCCTGATGGACCTCCAGATGCCCGTTCTGGACGGCTACGAGGCGACCCGCGCCATCCGCGCCCGGGGCGTCGCGACGCCCATCCTGGCCGCGTCCGCCTGCGTCATGCCCGAAGAAGAGCAGCGCTGCCGCGAGGCGGGCTTCGATGGCTTCCTGCCCAAGCCCTTCAGCCGTGACGGGCTGGTGGACGCGTGCATCAAGCACGCACACGCCGCCGAGCGATGA
- the acnA gene encoding aconitate hydratase AcnA, which produces MPNAFNSRRSLTTSSGEYAYAALAALEEQGIGNVAALPFSIRVLLEAMLRNVDGFTVTQDDVAGLANWNAKNVDRVEMPFMPGRVVLQDFTGVPCVVDLAAMRDAMQRLGGDPEQINPEVKCDLVIDHSVQVDDFATRVALTINAQREFERNNERYKFLKWGQQSLANFRCVPPATGIVHQVNLEYLARGCLTRTVDGETQVYPDSLVGTDSHTTMINALGVLGWGVGGIEAEAVMLGQPVYMLTPEVIGFRLVGELPEGVTATDMVLTVTQMLREFGVVEKFVEFFGPGMAQLSVPDRATIANMAPEYGATCGFFPIDDKTIDYLRLSNRSEEEIELAEAYAKANMFWWNEGQPDPEFTAVLELDLSTVQPSLAGPKRPQDRILLKEAHSAFTTALTAPNGPKGLGVDASKADSTATVEHTTQRPGEEPGMTSELHHGSVVIAAITSCTNTSNPDVMVAAGLVARKARALGLTRKPWVKTSLAPGSKVVTEYFDKADLTEDLDALGFQTVGYGCTTCIGNSGPLPPEIEKAIGDGDLAVASVLSGNRNFEGRVHPKVKANFLASPPLVVAYAIAGRIDRDIVNEPLAQTPDGTDVYLKDIWPTQQEVNDLVASCIDREQFERRYGDVFTGNETWNNVPVSKSELYPWDETSTYIQNPPFFEGMTEEARGFADIEGARCLALLGDSVTTDHISPAGRIEPETPAGQYLIESGVAQRDFNSFGSRRGNDRVMTRGTFANVRVKNRIAADGDQQPEGGWTRNFTKGDDLASAPVEYIYDAAMDYKAAGVPLVVLAGKDYGMGSSRDWAAKGTMLLGVRAVIAESFERIHRSNLVFMGVLPLVFKDGQNAESLGLKGDETFDVTLPDPLEPGADVPARATAPDGTVTEFVCKSRIDTPIEIEYYRNGGILQTVIRKKLDTAKQPVG; this is translated from the coding sequence ATGCCGAATGCCTTCAACAGCCGCCGATCGCTCACCACGTCCTCGGGCGAGTACGCCTATGCCGCCCTGGCCGCTCTGGAGGAGCAGGGCATCGGCAACGTGGCCGCGCTGCCCTTCTCGATCCGGGTGCTGCTCGAGGCCATGCTGCGGAACGTCGACGGCTTTACGGTGACGCAGGACGACGTCGCGGGGCTGGCCAACTGGAACGCCAAGAACGTAGATCGCGTCGAGATGCCCTTCATGCCGGGCCGAGTCGTGCTCCAGGACTTCACGGGCGTGCCCTGCGTCGTCGATCTGGCGGCGATGCGGGACGCGATGCAGCGGCTGGGCGGCGACCCCGAGCAGATCAATCCCGAGGTCAAGTGCGACCTGGTCATCGATCACTCGGTGCAGGTCGACGACTTCGCGACACGGGTTGCGCTGACGATCAACGCGCAGCGCGAGTTCGAGCGCAACAACGAGCGGTACAAGTTCCTCAAGTGGGGCCAGCAGAGCCTGGCCAACTTCCGCTGCGTGCCGCCCGCGACGGGCATCGTGCACCAGGTCAACCTCGAGTACCTCGCACGGGGCTGCCTGACCCGCACCGTCGATGGCGAGACGCAGGTGTACCCCGACAGCCTGGTCGGCACCGACAGCCACACGACGATGATCAACGCGCTGGGCGTGCTGGGCTGGGGCGTGGGCGGCATCGAGGCCGAGGCCGTCATGCTCGGCCAGCCCGTGTACATGCTCACGCCCGAGGTCATCGGCTTCAGGCTCGTCGGCGAATTGCCCGAGGGCGTCACCGCGACCGACATGGTGCTCACCGTCACGCAGATGCTCCGCGAGTTCGGCGTGGTCGAGAAGTTCGTGGAGTTCTTCGGCCCGGGCATGGCGCAGCTGAGCGTGCCGGACCGGGCGACGATCGCCAATATGGCACCGGAGTACGGCGCAACCTGCGGCTTCTTCCCCATCGACGACAAGACGATCGACTACCTGCGCCTGAGCAACCGAAGCGAGGAGGAGATCGAGCTGGCCGAGGCCTACGCCAAGGCCAACATGTTCTGGTGGAACGAGGGCCAGCCCGACCCAGAGTTCACCGCGGTTCTAGAGCTGGATCTCTCGACGGTGCAGCCGTCGCTGGCGGGCCCCAAGCGGCCGCAGGACCGCATCCTGCTCAAGGAGGCGCACTCGGCCTTCACGACCGCACTCACGGCGCCCAACGGGCCCAAGGGCCTGGGGGTCGACGCCTCCAAGGCCGATTCGACCGCGACGGTCGAGCACACGACGCAGCGGCCCGGCGAGGAACCCGGGATGACCAGCGAGCTGCATCACGGCAGCGTGGTCATCGCCGCCATCACCAGTTGCACCAACACCAGCAACCCCGACGTGATGGTGGCCGCGGGGCTGGTGGCCCGCAAGGCCCGGGCGCTCGGCCTGACCCGCAAGCCCTGGGTCAAGACCAGCCTCGCGCCGGGCAGCAAGGTCGTCACCGAGTACTTCGACAAGGCTGATCTGACCGAGGACCTCGACGCGCTGGGCTTCCAGACCGTGGGCTACGGCTGCACGACGTGCATCGGCAACTCGGGGCCGCTGCCGCCCGAGATCGAGAAGGCCATCGGCGACGGTGACCTGGCGGTCGCCAGCGTGCTGAGCGGCAACCGCAACTTCGAGGGCCGCGTGCACCCGAAGGTCAAGGCCAACTTCCTGGCCAGCCCGCCGCTGGTGGTCGCCTACGCCATCGCGGGGCGCATCGACCGGGACATCGTCAACGAGCCGCTGGCGCAGACGCCGGACGGCACGGACGTGTACCTCAAGGACATCTGGCCCACGCAGCAGGAGGTCAACGACCTCGTGGCCTCGTGCATCGACCGCGAGCAGTTCGAGCGGCGGTACGGCGACGTGTTCACCGGCAACGAGACGTGGAACAACGTGCCGGTGTCCAAGAGCGAGCTGTACCCCTGGGACGAGACAAGCACCTACATCCAGAACCCGCCGTTCTTCGAGGGCATGACCGAGGAGGCGCGCGGCTTCGCGGACATCGAGGGCGCCCGCTGCCTGGCCCTGCTAGGCGATAGCGTGACAACGGACCACATCTCGCCCGCCGGCCGCATCGAGCCCGAGACGCCCGCGGGCCAGTACCTCATCGAGAGCGGCGTCGCGCAGCGGGACTTCAACAGCTTCGGCAGCCGCCGTGGCAACGACCGCGTGATGACGCGGGGCACGTTCGCAAACGTCCGCGTCAAGAACCGCATCGCGGCCGACGGCGACCAGCAGCCCGAGGGCGGCTGGACGCGAAACTTCACCAAGGGCGACGACCTTGCCAGCGCGCCCGTGGAGTACATCTACGACGCCGCGATGGACTACAAGGCAGCCGGCGTGCCGCTGGTGGTCCTGGCTGGCAAGGACTACGGCATGGGCTCGAGCCGCGACTGGGCGGCCAAGGGCACGATGCTGCTGGGCGTCCGAGCCGTGATCGCCGAGAGCTTCGAGCGGATCCACCGCAGCAACCTGGTGTTCATGGGCGTGCTGCCGCTGGTCTTCAAGGACGGCCAGAACGCCGAGAGCCTGGGGCTGAAGGGCGACGAGACGTTCGACGTCACGCTGCCCGACCCGCTGGAGCCCGGCGCCGACGTGCCGGCGCGGGCGACGGCGCCCGACGGCACGGTGACCGAATTCGTGTGCAAGAGCCGCATCGATACGCCCATCGAGATCGAGTACTACCGCAACGGCGGCATCCTGCAGACGGTGATCCGCAAGAAGCTGGATACGGCGAAGCAGCCGGTTGGGTGA
- a CDS encoding enoyl-CoA hydratase/isomerase family protein: MAAPTTQTLPVHRDERGEPVLVVALEQEAPVVVLDRPLLERLAATLDGLDFDGVAGLVLASASERVFVAGADLKAVRDLDDAALHEYLQFGASVFARLHEVPVWTAAAIHGAALGGGLELAMHCDALIGAPGAKPYPIGLPEAGLAICPGWGGTNLLPARIDPARAIAATAAGTPLPYPEAVDAGMFDLIGSDAAGVRALAADWVRGRGAPPHRDGAPSRWIGRDPASAAEALDSARGELGDSGPARAIVDAVEVGLRDGWAAALSCERDHLVRLRHEPAGVQAIAAFFARSK; this comes from the coding sequence ATGGCCGCACCGACGACGCAGACCCTGCCGGTCCACCGCGATGAGCGGGGCGAGCCCGTGCTGGTCGTGGCGCTCGAGCAGGAGGCGCCCGTCGTCGTCCTCGACCGCCCGCTGCTCGAGCGGCTGGCGGCCACGCTCGATGGCCTGGACTTCGACGGCGTAGCCGGACTGGTGCTGGCCTCGGCCAGCGAGCGTGTCTTCGTCGCCGGCGCGGACCTGAAGGCCGTCCGGGATCTCGATGACGCCGCGCTGCACGAATACCTGCAGTTCGGAGCGTCGGTGTTCGCGCGGCTGCACGAGGTGCCGGTGTGGACGGCGGCGGCGATCCACGGCGCGGCGCTGGGGGGCGGGCTGGAGCTCGCGATGCACTGCGACGCGCTGATCGGTGCGCCGGGCGCCAAGCCCTACCCGATCGGGCTGCCCGAGGCCGGCCTTGCCATCTGCCCGGGCTGGGGTGGCACCAACCTGTTGCCCGCCCGCATCGATCCCGCGCGGGCGATCGCGGCGACGGCCGCCGGCACACCCCTGCCCTACCCCGAGGCCGTCGACGCGGGCATGTTCGATCTCATCGGCTCCGATGCCGCGGGCGTCCGCGCTCTGGCGGCCGACTGGGTGCGGGGCCGCGGCGCCCCGCCGCACCGCGACGGCGCACCCTCCCGCTGGATCGGGCGGGATCCCGCATCTGCGGCCGAGGCCCTCGATTCCGCGCGCGGCGAACTCGGCGATTCCGGTCCGGCGAGGGCCATCGTCGACGCCGTCGAGGTCGGGCTCCGCGACGGCTGGGCCGCGGCGCTGTCCTGCGAGCGGGACCACCTCGTCCGGCTGCGTCACGAGCCCGCCGGTGTTCAA
- a CDS encoding enoyl-CoA hydratase/isomerase family protein: MIRLDRDNGVVRIVLDRPERRNALTPDGLRELAKRIGDLERDGDRAMLLAGEGRAFCAGFDLDACVGPHGDANLASLLANLSAIVAALRALPIPVVAAVQGAAIAGGCALLGGADVVVASPDAKLGYPVTRLGISPAVTAPFLASIGWGPARARLLDPGLIDGRRAHDVGLVHELADDPAARAMEIAGSLAAKPPHALRETKRWMNELMPANAAAGLAASLALVGSDESHQMLGAALAR, from the coding sequence GTGATCCGGCTCGACCGCGACAACGGCGTGGTCCGGATCGTGCTCGATCGACCCGAGCGGCGCAACGCGCTCACGCCAGACGGGCTGCGCGAACTGGCCAAGCGGATCGGCGACCTCGAACGGGACGGCGATCGTGCCATGCTGCTGGCCGGCGAGGGCCGGGCATTCTGCGCGGGCTTCGATCTCGACGCGTGCGTTGGGCCCCACGGCGACGCAAACCTGGCCTCGCTGCTGGCGAACCTGTCGGCAATCGTGGCCGCCCTGCGAGCGCTGCCCATCCCGGTCGTGGCCGCGGTGCAGGGCGCCGCGATCGCGGGTGGATGCGCGCTGCTGGGCGGGGCCGACGTCGTGGTTGCCTCGCCCGACGCGAAGCTGGGTTACCCGGTCACCCGGCTGGGCATCTCGCCCGCCGTCACTGCGCCGTTCCTGGCCTCGATCGGCTGGGGGCCGGCCCGTGCACGCCTGCTGGATCCGGGGCTGATCGACGGACGTCGCGCGCACGACGTTGGCCTCGTGCACGAACTCGCCGATGACCCGGCCGCCCGGGCGATGGAGATCGCGGGCAGCCTCGCCGCCAAGCCGCCCCACGCGCTGCGCGAAACCAAGCGCTGGATGAATGAGTTGATGCCCGCCAACGCCGCCGCGGGCCTCGCCGCGTCGCTCGCGCTCGTGGGCTCGGACGAATCGCACCAGATGCTCGGCGCCGCCCTGGCCCGGTAG
- a CDS encoding hydroxymethylglutaryl-CoA lyase: MAAEARQLVRVTEVGPRDGLQNEPERVPTEAKARLIRALLAARPDAIEATSFVSPRWIPQLGDASDLLAMLAGGMPEDVSVSALVPNEKGLDRLLEANAIAAAGSGGRPVIDTVALFTAASETFSQKNTNASIAESIDRMRPVARRAHDAGLRIRGYISCAFACPFEGVIDVDAVLGVAQRLADDLAVDELSVADTIGHATPDDVARRVERVLAATPANLHAGLNLHLHDTFGRAADCVIAALGAGVRSFDASIAGLGGCPYASTPESRAPGNIATETLVAAIEHVGYATRIDRAALSVAHAVADRMLAEARAGATP, translated from the coding sequence ATGGCCGCTGAGGCTCGCCAGCTCGTTCGCGTCACGGAGGTCGGGCCCCGCGATGGGCTCCAGAACGAGCCCGAACGCGTCCCGACGGAGGCCAAGGCCCGGCTGATCCGCGCCCTCCTGGCCGCCCGGCCCGACGCGATCGAGGCCACGAGCTTCGTCAGCCCGCGGTGGATTCCGCAGCTGGGCGACGCCTCCGACTTGCTGGCGATGCTCGCCGGCGGCATGCCCGAGGACGTCTCCGTGAGCGCCCTGGTGCCCAACGAAAAGGGCCTCGATCGGCTGCTGGAGGCCAACGCGATCGCCGCTGCGGGCAGCGGCGGCCGTCCCGTCATCGACACGGTCGCCCTCTTCACTGCCGCCAGCGAGACCTTCAGCCAGAAGAACACCAACGCATCGATCGCCGAGTCCATCGATCGCATGCGGCCCGTCGCCCGGCGGGCCCACGACGCGGGCCTGCGGATCCGCGGGTACATCAGCTGCGCCTTTGCGTGCCCCTTCGAGGGCGTCATCGACGTGGACGCGGTGCTCGGGGTCGCGCAGAGGCTCGCCGACGATCTCGCCGTCGATGAGCTGTCCGTCGCCGACACCATCGGCCACGCGACGCCCGACGACGTCGCCCGCCGCGTCGAGCGGGTGCTCGCCGCCACGCCCGCGAATCTGCACGCGGGGCTCAACCTGCACCTGCACGACACGTTCGGCCGCGCCGCCGACTGCGTCATCGCGGCGCTGGGAGCTGGGGTGCGGTCCTTCGATGCGTCGATCGCCGGACTCGGCGGGTGTCCGTACGCCTCGACGCCCGAGTCGCGTGCGCCGGGCAACATAGCCACCGAAACACTCGTTGCCGCCATCGAGCACGTGGGATACGCGACACGCATCGACCGCGCCGCGCTCTCCGTGGCCCACGCCGTTGCCGACCGGATGCTGGCCGAAGCGCGGGCCGGGGCCACCCCGTGA
- a CDS encoding enoyl-CoA hydratase/isomerase family protein, translated as MPELATLEREGPTATLTMRRPDARNALSLPLLDAIHDRLDEFEAEQSGPHVLVFTGEGRAFCAGMDLKSVLGDPDAPPRLLGRIAELTVRLRRLSAVVVARVNGAAIGGGCGLACACDLVASHADAKLGFPEVDLGVCPAVVAPVLARKVGHGPARAILLRGGLMSGEAARDAGIVDALAADRDALDACVAEVVDRLASGGPNALAATKRLLAELDGSADPELAQRAADLSASVLASPDARDRLAAAFQKA; from the coding sequence ATGCCCGAACTGGCAACGCTCGAACGCGAAGGACCGACCGCGACGCTCACCATGCGGCGGCCCGATGCACGCAACGCGCTGTCGCTGCCGCTGCTCGACGCCATTCACGACCGGCTCGACGAGTTCGAGGCCGAGCAGTCCGGGCCGCACGTGCTCGTGTTCACGGGAGAGGGCCGGGCGTTCTGCGCCGGCATGGACCTCAAGAGCGTGCTGGGCGATCCCGATGCGCCGCCGCGGCTGCTGGGCCGCATCGCCGAGCTCACGGTTCGGCTCCGCCGCCTGTCGGCCGTAGTCGTCGCCCGCGTGAACGGCGCGGCGATCGGCGGTGGGTGCGGCCTCGCGTGCGCGTGCGACCTCGTCGCCTCCCACGCCGACGCCAAGCTGGGCTTCCCCGAGGTCGACCTGGGCGTGTGCCCGGCGGTCGTCGCCCCGGTGCTCGCCCGAAAGGTCGGCCACGGGCCGGCCCGGGCCATCCTGCTCCGCGGCGGGCTCATGAGCGGGGAGGCCGCCCGCGACGCCGGCATCGTCGATGCGCTCGCGGCCGACAGAGACGCGCTCGATGCCTGCGTCGCGGAAGTCGTTGATCGGCTGGCCTCGGGTGGGCCCAATGCGCTCGCGGCGACGAAGCGGCTGCTGGCCGAACTCGACGGGTCGGCCGACCCCGAGCTCGCGCAGCGGGCCGCCGACCTGAGCGCCTCGGTGCTCGCTTCGCCCGACGCCCGCGACCGGCTGGCCGCCGCGTTCCAGAAGGCCTAG